Proteins found in one Leptolyngbya sp. CCY15150 genomic segment:
- a CDS encoding transglutaminase-like domain-containing protein → MSNLKARQLFWDEVQQPPAQMNIAKAALYIAQEEYPHLAVEVYLEQLDAMALAISDRLPLEPYPLRLIQTINQYLYDDLGYTGNTKDYYDPKNSYLNQVLDRRTGIPITLSLVYLELAQRLEFPMVGIGLPGHFLIRPMVNEMEVFVDPFHGGEILFQQDCQARLDHIYGRPVPWQAAYTDAIDAHRFLARLLTNLKYIHLHHNEWLKALADIERIIMLCPDALQETRDRGLLYYQLGQWADASRDLQTYLDAAPLAQDAAVVRQLLQRIDQP, encoded by the coding sequence ATTTCGAACCTAAAAGCCCGACAGCTCTTTTGGGATGAAGTGCAGCAACCGCCAGCGCAGATGAATATCGCCAAGGCAGCGTTGTACATTGCCCAAGAAGAGTATCCCCATCTTGCCGTCGAGGTCTACCTAGAGCAACTCGATGCCATGGCCCTGGCCATTAGCGATCGCCTGCCCCTGGAGCCCTATCCCCTACGCCTGATTCAAACCATCAACCAATATCTCTACGATGATTTGGGCTATACCGGCAATACAAAAGATTACTACGATCCTAAAAATAGCTACCTCAACCAGGTGCTCGATCGCCGCACCGGCATTCCCATCACCCTGTCCTTGGTGTACCTAGAATTGGCCCAGCGGCTAGAGTTTCCCATGGTGGGCATTGGTCTACCGGGGCATTTCCTCATCCGCCCTATGGTGAACGAGATGGAGGTTTTTGTGGATCCCTTCCATGGCGGAGAGATTTTATTTCAGCAAGACTGCCAAGCTCGCCTCGATCACATCTATGGCCGCCCTGTGCCGTGGCAAGCTGCCTACACGGATGCCATTGATGCCCATCGTTTTCTGGCCCGCCTGCTAACCAACCTGAAATATATCCATCTCCACCACAACGAATGGCTGAAAGCCTTAGCGGATATTGAGCGGATCATCATGCTCTGCCCAGATGCCCTGCAGGAAACCCGCGATCGCGGCCTGCTCTATTACCAACTGGGCCAATGGGCCGATGCCAGCCGCGATCTCCAAACCTATCTCGATGCGGCCCCCCTGGCTCAGGATGCAGCGGTGGTGCGGCAACTGCTGCAGCGGATAGATCAGCCTTGA
- a CDS encoding type ISP restriction/modification enzyme: MSTLSLKPTHKPVKAYYQALEDYRRLGVTHETAVQTAFQDLLVSCGRQFGWTLIPQYAIKRPKKQPLRVDGALVDSFNLARAYWEAKDSKDDLKKEVQKKFQVGYPKDNIIFQQPDRAILYQDGRLVMEADLTNDQELVDVVRVFLEYRPPAIDQWEKAATEFGDRVKDHATALLELIQKQRKTNKKFIDAFVTFLELCRQSINPNLSESAVEEMLIQHLLTERIFRSVFNNPDFAQRNIIAVEIEKVINALTSKSFSRTHFLSSLDRFYGAIEETAATIDDFAQKQDFLNTVYEKFFQGFSVKVADTHGIVYTPQPIVSFMVKSVEDILQREFGKSLVDEGVHILDPFVGTGNFIIRVMREIAEIQKSALPHKYEHELHCNEVMLLPYYIASMNIEHEYFEQTGNYQAFEGICLVDTFELAEAKQQQLSLFTQKNTERVEKQKETEIFIIIGNPPYNSNQLNENDNNKNRKYKVLDQRISDTYSHDSKASSTHKLNDPYVRALRWAADRLDSEGIIAFVTNNGFLDQISFDGVRKNLEDDFSKIYILNLHGDIRKDSMRDGIPLGEEHTVFGLAAMVGVSVNLFVKKRNLEECEIYYSEVDFRATRKGKFSWIEQQRVASRIDWELIKPDGKHTWLTKDLKEDYDSFIPVGNKETKTGVGEPDTIFVNYSLGVNTNRDNWVYNFQIDELTKNIKLFIETYNAQVYQWLSRSDRGKNIDAFVLYDDQKIKWSSRLKELLKAGVSTEFDNQRIRTSLYRPFSQQYLYFDSVLNHRRGQLPKIFPTVSTENENQVICVVNEAQIPFSSQLTNCIPGLHYGGRQTQCFPFYTYDEDGSNRRDNITDWALEQFQTHYQDHSITKWDIFHYTYAVLHHPHYRTRYAANLKRELPRIPFAPDFRPFAIAGKRLAEIHVHYEDQPEYRLKHEENKDLPIDWRVEKMRLSKDKTQLKYNDFLTLTGIPPEAFEYRLGNRSALDWVIDQYRIKTDKRSGITNDPNNLDDEQYIVRLIKKVITVSLETVKIVNSLPDLGLPND, encoded by the coding sequence ATGTCTACGCTCAGCCTCAAGCCTACTCACAAACCCGTGAAAGCCTACTATCAGGCTCTAGAGGACTATCGCAGACTAGGGGTTACGCATGAAACAGCAGTGCAAACGGCATTTCAGGATCTACTGGTGTCTTGTGGCCGACAGTTTGGATGGACGTTGATACCCCAATACGCCATTAAGCGCCCCAAGAAACAGCCCTTACGGGTAGATGGTGCATTGGTGGATAGCTTCAATTTGGCGAGAGCCTACTGGGAAGCAAAGGACAGTAAGGACGATCTGAAAAAGGAAGTTCAGAAAAAATTTCAGGTTGGCTACCCCAAAGACAACATCATCTTTCAACAGCCCGATCGCGCTATTCTCTACCAGGATGGAAGGCTGGTGATGGAGGCGGATCTCACCAATGATCAAGAGTTGGTGGATGTGGTGCGGGTGTTTTTGGAGTATCGCCCACCTGCGATCGACCAGTGGGAAAAGGCGGCTACGGAATTTGGCGATCGCGTCAAAGACCACGCTACAGCGCTGCTAGAACTCATCCAAAAGCAAAGAAAAACTAACAAAAAATTCATTGATGCTTTTGTAACTTTTTTAGAACTTTGTCGGCAGTCGATTAACCCTAATCTTTCTGAATCGGCGGTTGAAGAAATGCTGATTCAGCATTTACTAACCGAGCGGATTTTTCGCAGTGTTTTCAATAATCCAGACTTTGCCCAACGCAATATCATTGCGGTAGAAATTGAAAAGGTGATCAATGCTCTCACCTCCAAATCATTTAGCCGTACTCACTTTTTAAGTAGCTTGGATCGCTTCTATGGGGCGATCGAAGAAACAGCAGCGACCATTGATGATTTTGCTCAGAAACAGGATTTTCTTAATACCGTCTATGAAAAATTCTTTCAGGGTTTTTCGGTGAAGGTTGCTGATACCCATGGCATTGTCTACACACCCCAACCAATCGTTAGTTTCATGGTGAAAAGTGTAGAAGACATCTTGCAACGGGAGTTTGGCAAGTCTCTGGTGGATGAAGGGGTTCACATTCTCGATCCATTTGTGGGAACGGGAAATTTCATCATTCGGGTGATGCGAGAAATTGCCGAAATTCAGAAATCTGCATTGCCTCACAAGTATGAACATGAGTTGCATTGTAATGAGGTGATGCTATTGCCTTACTACATTGCTTCTATGAATATTGAGCATGAATATTTTGAACAAACTGGCAACTATCAAGCTTTTGAAGGGATTTGTTTGGTAGACACTTTTGAATTGGCTGAGGCTAAGCAACAGCAACTTTCACTTTTTACCCAAAAAAATACAGAAAGAGTTGAGAAACAGAAGGAAACCGAAATTTTTATTATCATTGGCAATCCACCCTATAACTCTAATCAATTAAATGAGAATGACAACAATAAAAATCGAAAGTATAAAGTTCTTGACCAACGCATTTCAGATACATATTCTCATGACTCAAAGGCATCTAGTACACACAAACTTAATGATCCTTATGTAAGGGCATTAAGATGGGCTGCGGACAGGCTAGATTCTGAAGGAATCATTGCTTTTGTGACCAATAATGGATTTTTAGATCAGATTTCCTTTGATGGAGTCAGAAAAAATCTGGAAGATGATTTTTCAAAAATTTACATATTGAATCTTCACGGTGATATACGGAAGGATTCAATGCGAGATGGAATACCTTTAGGTGAAGAACATACTGTTTTCGGTCTTGCTGCAATGGTTGGTGTGTCAGTCAATCTTTTTGTCAAGAAAAGAAATTTAGAAGAATGCGAAATATATTATTCAGAGGTTGATTTTCGTGCAACTCGAAAGGGAAAGTTTTCCTGGATTGAACAACAGCGAGTGGCTTCAAGAATTGATTGGGAACTTATAAAGCCAGACGGTAAACACACTTGGCTTACAAAAGATCTAAAAGAAGACTATGATTCCTTTATCCCAGTAGGTAATAAAGAAACAAAAACAGGGGTTGGCGAACCCGACACAATTTTTGTGAACTATAGTTTAGGCGTAAATACAAATAGAGATAATTGGGTATACAACTTTCAGATTGATGAGTTAACAAAAAATATAAAACTGTTCATAGAAACGTATAATGCTCAGGTCTATCAATGGTTGTCTAGGAGCGATAGAGGAAAGAATATTGATGCATTTGTTCTTTATGACGATCAGAAAATTAAATGGAGCAGCCGATTAAAAGAACTATTGAAAGCTGGAGTGTCTACTGAGTTTGACAACCAAAGAATACGAACATCGTTATACAGACCTTTTAGCCAACAGTATCTTTACTTTGACTCAGTTCTAAATCATAGAAGAGGACAGCTACCAAAAATATTTCCAACAGTTTCTACTGAAAATGAAAATCAAGTTATTTGTGTGGTCAATGAAGCTCAAATTCCATTTTCATCCCAGTTAACAAACTGTATTCCTGGATTACATTACGGTGGTCGCCAAACTCAATGTTTCCCCTTTTATACTTATGATGAAGACGGCAGTAACCGTAGAGACAACATCACCGATTGGGCATTGGAGCAATTTCAAACCCACTATCAAGATCACAGCATTACCAAGTGGGACATCTTCCACTACACCTACGCCGTTCTCCATCATCCCCACTATCGCACCCGCTACGCTGCCAACCTCAAACGAGAGCTACCCCGCATTCCCTTTGCTCCAGACTTTCGCCCCTTTGCCATCGCTGGCAAGCGCCTAGCCGAAATCCACGTTCACTACGAAGATCAGCCCGAATATCGCCTCAAACATGAGGAAAACAAAGATCTGCCGATCGACTGGCGCGTCGAGAAAATGCGCCTCAGCAAAGACAAAACCCAACTCAAATACAACGACTTCCTCACCCTCACAGGCATCCCCCCAGAAGCGTTTGAATATCGCCTGGGCAACCGCTCAGCCCTCGATTGGGTGATTGACCAATACCGCATCAAAACCGACAAACGCAGCGGCATCACCAACGACCCCAACAACCTCGATGATGAGCAATACATCGTCCGCCTCATCAAAAAGGTGATCACCGTCAGCCTCGAAACCGTCAAGATCGTCAACAGCCTACCCGATCTAGGCTTGCCAAACGATTAG
- a CDS encoding type II toxin-antitoxin system HicB family antitoxin — protein MIQAQFSNQFTNQFTIETEQENDGRWIAEVLEIPGVLVYSENQQQAIAHVQALALRVIADKLEHGEMMLGLTSLTFTAA, from the coding sequence ATGATACAAGCTCAGTTCTCAAATCAGTTCACCAATCAGTTCACCATTGAAACAGAACAAGAAAACGATGGACGCTGGATTGCAGAAGTGTTAGAAATCCCTGGTGTTTTAGTCTATAGCGAAAATCAGCAACAGGCGATCGCCCATGTCCAGGCGCTTGCTTTGCGGGTGATTGCTGACAAGCTAGAGCATGGTGAGATGATGTTGGGCTTAACCAGCCTAACGTTTACCGCTGCATAG
- a CDS encoding type II toxin-antitoxin system HicA family toxin codes for MSQWASTKARKVLAALEKIGWQVKRQTGSHKILEREGYEDYVFAFRDSDEIGAKMLSRIAKKTGLKPENL; via the coding sequence ATGAGTCAGTGGGCATCGACCAAAGCCAGAAAAGTTCTAGCTGCATTAGAAAAGATTGGTTGGCAAGTAAAACGTCAAACAGGCTCCCATAAAATCTTGGAACGAGAGGGATATGAGGACTATGTGTTTGCCTTTCGAGATAGTGATGAAATTGGAGCAAAAATGCTCAGCCGGATTGCAAAGAAAACAGGCTTAAAACCAGAAAACCTATGA
- a CDS encoding PAS domain S-box protein has product MDETTSAFNESQRIARLGSWEFDLTTQVVTWSEELYRIYEADPQSPVPRPDLTIQQIHPDDRDRFQQEVVEAAIALQPFDTDLRIITQTGKVRYIQAKGQPICNQQGEVVRLAGIVADITDRKLVELALQESEERFQEIANTIPQMFFVRALNPDRYIYISPAYEKIWGRSRQALQDNPSDWLEAIHPDDRDQVTASLAEQWQGQPVRREYRIVRPDGAIRWISAIVSVIRDEAGQPLRFIGLADDISDRKQTELALQASEARLQLITDSIPGCIAYIDASQRYQFVNHTYEKWFGCRKEEILGRTVKDVIGDEAYRQVRHHVEQVLAGTTVIYEANLPYQGGQGRYISGVLVPDRDREGQVRGYYALITDISDRKRAEAALRESEARFQTLVANTPGMIYRYLPQADTPGQFTYASSGASELFEVSPEQIIQDANNIWNLIHPEDLPSLNASVAQAVQHRAPWSWEGRLVTPSGRLKWIQGKSRPYHAPEGLVWDGLLSDISDRKQVEELLLQSEARYLSILQDQTELIKRFRADGTLTFVNDALCRYYGLSREDVLNRHYKNRIYPDDQPIVDRCLASLSPDHPVGVVEHRVLVNGQARWMQWTNRAIYDLQGQLVELQAVGRDIHDRKQAEIALEQAREAAEAANQAKSIFIANISHELRSPLNAILGFARLLQRNLNLSSEDATYAAIIEQSGDHLLSVINQVLDLARVESNTMVLETSTADMWGLLADLQSLFILRTAEKGLLLSMERSPAVPQWVDTDEMKLRQILINLIDNAIKFTETGQITVSVDSSSDPSFHLHIHVMDTGCGIAPTDQETLFDAFSQGEAGRKSRMGTGLGLTISHEFVRLMGGSLTVESQVGRGSCFCLTIPVQSALPAAKPRAIASRTIIGLEPGQPRYRILVVDDNPINRILLLQYLRCLDLEMQEASHGEEAVQIWQAWQPHVIFMDLRMPGLDGYGATRRIRNLEQELAISDRTIIIGISATGIDDHQHLTQASGCDAFLPKPFTEVSLFDLLQQHLSLRYRYSEQPSLDDHHPWTPDQLIASLCQLDPAVLLDLDYALMLGDVVIIRQVVDAIQPDHADLAQALGRMVEQFDYEVLLSCVQYARTRMS; this is encoded by the coding sequence GTGGACGAAACAACATCGGCATTCAACGAGTCCCAGCGCATTGCCCGCCTAGGTAGCTGGGAATTTGATCTCACGACCCAAGTGGTGACCTGGTCGGAGGAGCTGTACCGCATCTATGAAGCAGATCCCCAGTCGCCCGTCCCTCGCCCTGACCTAACCATTCAACAAATTCATCCCGACGATCGCGATCGCTTTCAGCAAGAGGTAGTTGAGGCAGCGATCGCCCTTCAGCCCTTCGATACCGATCTGCGGATCATCACGCAAACTGGCAAGGTTCGCTACATCCAAGCCAAGGGGCAACCCATTTGCAACCAGCAAGGCGAGGTGGTGCGGCTAGCGGGCATTGTGGCCGACATCACCGATCGCAAGCTGGTGGAACTGGCGCTGCAGGAAAGCGAAGAACGATTTCAGGAAATTGCCAACACCATTCCTCAAATGTTCTTTGTGCGAGCCCTCAACCCCGATCGCTATATCTACATTAGCCCCGCCTACGAAAAAATTTGGGGGCGATCGCGGCAGGCTCTTCAGGACAACCCCAGTGATTGGCTAGAGGCCATTCACCCCGACGATCGCGATCAGGTGACTGCCTCGCTAGCTGAGCAATGGCAGGGACAACCTGTCCGCCGTGAGTACCGGATTGTGCGCCCGGATGGTGCCATTCGTTGGATTTCAGCCATCGTTTCTGTGATTCGAGATGAGGCGGGGCAGCCACTGCGGTTTATTGGCTTGGCCGACGATATTAGCGATCGCAAGCAAACAGAACTAGCGCTGCAGGCCAGTGAAGCCCGCCTGCAACTGATTACCGATTCCATTCCCGGCTGCATTGCCTATATTGATGCCTCGCAACGCTATCAGTTTGTGAACCACACCTACGAAAAATGGTTTGGCTGTCGGAAGGAAGAGATCCTAGGGCGCACGGTTAAAGACGTGATTGGCGATGAAGCCTACCGTCAGGTGCGGCACCATGTTGAGCAGGTCTTGGCAGGAACCACGGTGATCTATGAAGCCAACCTACCCTACCAAGGTGGCCAAGGTCGCTATATTTCTGGGGTCTTAGTTCCTGATCGGGATCGCGAGGGCCAGGTACGAGGCTACTATGCTCTGATCACCGACATTAGCGATCGCAAGCGTGCCGAGGCAGCCCTGCGAGAGAGTGAGGCCCGTTTCCAAACCCTGGTGGCTAATACGCCTGGCATGATCTACCGATATTTGCCACAAGCAGACACCCCAGGGCAATTTACCTACGCCAGTTCTGGCGCAAGCGAGCTGTTTGAAGTATCGCCCGAGCAAATTATCCAAGATGCAAACAACATCTGGAATTTGATTCATCCTGAGGATCTGCCGTCCTTAAATGCTTCCGTTGCCCAAGCCGTTCAGCATCGCGCCCCTTGGTCTTGGGAAGGGAGATTGGTGACGCCGTCTGGCCGGTTGAAATGGATTCAGGGAAAATCCCGGCCCTACCACGCCCCTGAAGGTCTTGTGTGGGATGGACTCCTCAGCGATATTAGCGATCGCAAGCAGGTGGAAGAACTGCTGCTGCAATCGGAAGCCCGCTACTTATCTATTCTGCAAGACCAAACGGAGCTGATCAAACGGTTTCGTGCCGACGGCACGCTGACGTTTGTGAATGATGCTCTATGTCGCTATTACGGCCTCTCTCGGGAGGACGTTCTTAACCGTCACTACAAAAACAGAATTTATCCCGATGATCAACCGATTGTCGATCGCTGTTTGGCGTCGCTCTCCCCCGACCATCCCGTGGGCGTGGTGGAACATCGCGTCTTGGTCAACGGTCAAGCCCGGTGGATGCAGTGGACGAATCGGGCGATTTATGACCTTCAGGGGCAGCTTGTGGAACTCCAAGCCGTGGGCCGCGATATTCACGATCGCAAACAGGCTGAGATTGCCCTAGAGCAGGCCCGGGAGGCCGCTGAGGCCGCCAATCAGGCCAAGAGTATCTTTATTGCCAACATTAGCCATGAATTGCGATCGCCCCTGAATGCCATTCTAGGATTTGCCCGCCTGCTGCAACGCAACCTAAACCTGTCCTCCGAGGATGCTACCTATGCCGCCATCATTGAGCAGAGCGGCGATCATTTGCTCAGCGTGATCAACCAAGTGTTGGATCTGGCCCGGGTGGAATCCAACACGATGGTCTTAGAAACCAGCACGGCGGATATGTGGGGATTGCTGGCGGATCTGCAAAGCCTGTTCATTCTGCGAACCGCTGAAAAGGGTCTGCTCTTGTCGATGGAGCGATCGCCGGCGGTGCCCCAATGGGTAGACACAGACGAGATGAAGCTACGGCAAATATTGATCAATTTGATCGATAACGCCATTAAGTTCACCGAAACAGGTCAAATTACGGTCTCTGTGGACAGTTCAAGTGATCCCAGCTTCCATTTACATATTCACGTTATGGATACCGGCTGTGGCATTGCTCCCACAGATCAAGAAACGCTGTTTGATGCCTTTAGCCAAGGAGAAGCCGGACGGAAGAGCCGCATGGGCACCGGGTTGGGGCTGACGATCAGCCACGAATTTGTGCGCCTGATGGGCGGAAGCCTCACCGTGGAAAGTCAGGTGGGGCGCGGCAGTTGCTTCTGTCTGACGATCCCCGTGCAGTCTGCCTTACCTGCTGCAAAGCCAAGGGCGATCGCCTCCCGAACCATCATCGGCTTGGAGCCAGGGCAGCCGCGCTATCGCATTTTGGTGGTGGATGATAATCCGATCAATCGCATCTTGCTGCTGCAGTACCTCAGGTGTCTAGACCTGGAGATGCAAGAGGCCAGCCATGGCGAAGAAGCGGTACAAATCTGGCAAGCATGGCAACCCCATGTAATTTTTATGGATCTTCGGATGCCGGGTTTAGATGGCTATGGTGCAACCCGCCGCATTCGCAACCTGGAGCAGGAACTGGCCATAAGCGATCGCACCATCATCATTGGCATTTCAGCAACCGGCATTGATGATCACCAGCATCTAACTCAGGCGTCGGGGTGTGACGCTTTCTTACCCAAGCCTTTCACCGAAGTCAGTCTGTTTGACCTCCTACAGCAGCACCTATCCCTCCGCTATCGCTACAGCGAGCAACCCAGCTTGGATGATCACCATCCGTGGACGCCGGATCAACTGATAGCGTCTCTCTGCCAACTAGATCCAGCCGTCTTGCTCGACTTAGACTATGCCTTAATGTTGGGCGATGTTGTCATCATTCGTCAGGTTGTAGATGCCATTCAACCTGACCATGCCGACCTTGCTCAAGCTTTGGGTCGGATGGTGGAGCAGTTTGATTATGAAGTATTGCTAAGCTGCGTTCAGTATGCCAGAACTAGGATGTCCTAA
- a CDS encoding response regulator: protein MSDTTDILIVDDTPADLHLLTYLLKAAGYSLRVAKTGATALKSVQMRSPDLVLLDIKLPDMDGYTICQSIRAKAPLDHIPVIFISALEQSLNKVKAFKVGGIDYVTKPYEADELLARIQLHLTHQKLQHSIKQQNQDLRAQEERWQLLLQGTQDNIFDWNIQTGEIIASASSLLGYDQHELPKQFDDWVSFIHPDDRDRTLKDLDAYLKQELPKHHLEMRMRCKDGSYKWILSRGQATWAVNGTPLRMVGIHNDISDRKQAELALKNQLRKTLLLQHITDRIRQCLDADQLFQTTVSQLGNTFQASRCLIQRYTDEIFPSAPYVAEYVSDPSISSVRGITIPVEGNPHLQQVLSQPQAIASDDVLADPLLNRSADLCRQINLQSMLTVATFYQGKANGVISLHQCDRLRTWTLEEIDLIEAVADQIGIAIAQVHLIEQERQQRQALEHSNRSLQLAKRDAEDANQAKSRFLANMSHELRTPLNAILGYAQLLINDLTLSRQHQKYSQVILNSGDYLLTLVNDILDLARLESGCITQEAIPCHLPSLIESLHSLFQQQASRTGLSFTLDLDADLPSYVIVDSQKLRQVLINLLGNALKFTQEGGVILRVLVESALLKDDSASPSEMFLSFQVEDTGIGIAPEEQSYIFQAFEQTSAGRRLSNSTGLGLSISQHLVAVLGGHLQVRSDVDCGSIFYFTLPVQTTENGGTQNTQDTTWSMACLLPNQAVQCILIVDDQASSQQLLVDALAPMGFEILRANTGKQAFLTWQTHKPDLILLDFRLPDQDGGQVVQQIRQAEQAQQQPQTPIFMMSASVLESDRFNLATADCQAFIEKPIHLSQLIQTIAQHLNLDLQPASKQEHSISLSQLLSITYHDLQVMPQDWIQELYTFATQCSSDRIDALIGQIPDEHSTLRQALAYYNYNIDIGTIMKLARQCLDQSTD from the coding sequence ATGTCTGACACCACTGATATTCTGATCGTTGATGATACCCCTGCGGATCTTCATCTCCTGACTTACCTGCTCAAAGCGGCTGGCTATAGCCTTCGCGTGGCCAAAACGGGAGCCACGGCCCTGAAGTCTGTGCAGATGCGATCGCCCGATTTGGTGCTGTTGGATATCAAGCTACCCGATATGGATGGCTACACCATTTGCCAATCCATTCGCGCCAAAGCGCCATTAGATCACATCCCCGTGATTTTTATCAGTGCCCTAGAGCAAAGCCTCAACAAGGTGAAAGCCTTTAAGGTCGGCGGTATTGACTATGTCACCAAACCCTACGAGGCGGACGAACTGCTAGCGCGCATCCAGCTCCACCTCACCCATCAAAAGCTGCAGCACAGCATCAAGCAGCAAAACCAAGATCTACGGGCCCAGGAAGAGCGATGGCAACTGCTGTTGCAGGGCACCCAAGACAATATTTTCGATTGGAACATTCAAACCGGGGAGATCATTGCATCTGCCTCAAGCCTGCTTGGCTATGACCAGCACGAGCTACCCAAACAGTTTGATGATTGGGTCTCTTTCATTCATCCAGACGATCGCGATCGCACCCTGAAAGACCTCGACGCCTATCTCAAGCAAGAGCTGCCGAAGCATCACCTAGAAATGCGAATGCGTTGCAAAGACGGCAGCTATAAGTGGATTCTGTCGCGCGGGCAAGCTACCTGGGCTGTGAACGGTACACCGCTGCGCATGGTGGGCATTCACAATGACATTAGCGATCGCAAGCAGGCGGAACTCGCCTTAAAAAACCAGCTTCGCAAAACTCTGTTACTCCAACACATCACCGATCGCATTCGTCAATGCTTGGATGCCGATCAACTTTTTCAAACCACCGTCTCTCAGCTAGGCAACACCTTTCAGGCCAGTCGCTGCCTGATCCAGCGCTATACCGACGAGATCTTTCCCTCGGCTCCCTATGTTGCCGAGTATGTGTCCGATCCGTCCATCAGCTCCGTGCGCGGCATCACAATTCCTGTCGAAGGCAATCCCCATCTGCAGCAGGTGCTCAGCCAGCCTCAGGCGATCGCTAGCGATGATGTCTTAGCCGATCCATTGCTCAACCGATCTGCCGATCTTTGCCGGCAAATTAACCTTCAGTCTATGCTCACGGTGGCGACGTTTTACCAAGGGAAAGCCAATGGCGTGATTAGTCTGCACCAGTGCGATCGCCTTCGAACTTGGACGTTGGAGGAGATTGATCTGATCGAGGCGGTGGCCGATCAAATCGGAATTGCGATCGCCCAAGTCCATTTAATTGAGCAAGAACGTCAGCAACGCCAAGCCCTGGAACACAGTAATCGATCGCTGCAGCTAGCGAAACGAGATGCGGAGGATGCCAACCAAGCCAAAAGTCGTTTTCTGGCCAACATGAGCCATGAATTACGCACACCGCTCAATGCCATCTTGGGGTATGCCCAACTGTTAATCAACGATCTTACCCTCTCTCGCCAGCATCAAAAATATAGTCAAGTTATCCTCAACAGCGGTGATTACCTTTTAACCCTAGTCAATGACATTCTTGACCTAGCCCGCTTGGAATCTGGATGCATCACCCAAGAAGCTATCCCCTGCCACCTGCCATCTTTGATCGAATCCCTCCACAGCCTTTTCCAGCAACAAGCTAGCCGTACAGGTCTCAGCTTCACCCTCGATCTAGATGCCGACCTTCCGAGCTATGTTATTGTGGACAGCCAAAAACTACGGCAGGTGCTGATCAATCTCCTGGGCAATGCCCTGAAATTTACCCAGGAAGGCGGCGTGATTCTGCGGGTGCTAGTGGAGTCGGCATTGCTCAAGGACGACTCCGCTTCCCCTTCGGAGATGTTTCTGTCATTCCAGGTGGAAGATACGGGCATCGGCATCGCGCCGGAGGAACAGTCCTATATTTTTCAAGCCTTCGAACAAACTTCAGCGGGGCGGCGCTTATCCAACAGTACAGGACTAGGTCTCTCCATTAGCCAACATTTAGTGGCTGTCCTAGGTGGACATTTACAGGTGCGCAGTGATGTCGATTGTGGCAGTATCTTCTACTTCACCCTGCCCGTGCAAACGACGGAGAACGGTGGGACGCAAAACACCCAGGACACAACTTGGAGCATGGCGTGCCTCTTGCCCAATCAAGCCGTTCAATGCATTTTGATTGTGGACGACCAAGCCAGCAGTCAGCAGCTCTTGGTCGATGCTTTAGCACCCATGGGCTTTGAGATCCTCCGGGCAAATACAGGAAAGCAAGCCTTCCTCACCTGGCAAACCCATAAGCCTGACCTGATCTTGCTGGATTTTAGATTGCCGGATCAAGATGGGGGGCAGGTGGTGCAGCAGATTCGCCAGGCAGAACAGGCCCAGCAGCAACCCCAGACGCCAATTTTCATGATGTCGGCTAGTGTGCTAGAGAGCGATCGCTTCAATCTAGCTACCGCTGACTGCCAGGCTTTCATTGAGAAACCCATTCACCTATCCCAGCTCATCCAGACGATTGCCCAGCACCTGAACCTAGACCTTCAGCCAGCTTCCAAGCAAGAGCACTCTATCTCTCTCTCGCAACTGCTCAGCATCACCTACCACGATCTACAGGTCATGCCCCAGGATTGGATCCAGGAGCTGTATACCTTTGCCACTCAATGCAGCAGCGATCGCATTGATGCCCTGATTGGCCAAATTCCTGATGAACATAGCACCCTCAGGCAAGCCCTAGCGTACTACAACTACAACATTGATATTGGCACCATTATGAAGCTGGCGCGCCAATGCTTAGACCAATCAACCGACTAA